The window TTAACTCATCGTATCCTTCTGGGAATTGGTACCACTGACAGCAAAACATAGTCAACAGACAAATCGTATGGCAGAAACTTCCACTGTAATGTCAGATATTTGTACGCCCTATTAAGAaaaggtgtcagagacacttCCTAACTTGTCCTTTAGATAATTGGGAAATATGCACATgccttgagaagcgtgcacatACGCTACAGGgtcactatataaagggggtccatgcaCCTTAGGAGGTATGCATTATTTGTGATTACACACTTGTCACTACAGTTTTCTTTGCTCTTCATTGTTACTAGTGACTGACTTGAACGTTAGAGGATCAACATCGGAGACTCATTTCCTATATCGGCACTGACTCACATTTGATCTGTCTAATTGAACTACATAGTGGAGCAGAGAATGCACTCCCTCCATCTCCATTGCTTAATTACATTGATGTATTTTGGATAAATTTAAAAGTTAGAACGATGGGAAGAAAAAAAACATtctattctctccctcttcctcgccACAGATTCCCCCTAAAACATCGCAAGTAAACAAGCATGATGGACCCGGCATACAGAGACATACTCTAGATACAGATCATAGATAAAAGACTTTGATACGAGAGCAAATCCTTGGTACCAAGCGGACCACACTATTTTAATATCTCCCTTCATTCCAAATTGGTTCCaaaaaatatttaatcgaatCGAATTTTCCGCATAAAATATTGAGAGAGAGAcagagcgagagagagagagagagctcaGCCACGTTTGGATCATACAATACGTGAGCCCGACTAAGCCGCCACGATCATGAATTAACACATTTTatctattcttctcctcttccttcacAAACTAGCTCTCTGATCCAGTTCAGTCGCTTCATCGCCGACCGACATGCTCCATGAACACCACTTCTCGTCCTCGCCGGAACCCCCTGGCTCCCCCTGCTCCTCAGAATCCTCCATCCAGAACTTCATCCCCAAGCTCCCACCCTCTCCCGGCGATTACTTCGTCCAAGTCCAGAAAGACCGCATCTTCCGCGTCCCCCCGCCGCAAAACTCCCGGCGCATGGCCATCTACACCCGCCGCGCCTCCTCCCGCCGTCGCCGCACCTGCCTCCGCTGCCTAGCCTGGACCGCCGCCCCCATCCTCCTCCTCGCCGCCGCCCTCGCCgtcctctacctcctcttcctcCCCCAAAAACCCGTCTACTCGATCACCGCCCTTTCCATCGCCGGCTTCAACGCTTCCTCCTCCTCCCTCTCCCCTACCTTCCTCGCCACCGTTCACGCCGAGAACCCCAACCAAAAGATCGGCCTCAGCTACCTCAACGGCGGCGACGTCTCGGTGTCCTTCGCGGGAGTCAGCCTCTGCCGCGGCGATTGGCCGGCCTTCTTCCAGGGGCGGCGCAACTTGACGTTGTTCCAGGTGCCGATGACGGGGGCGGGCATACGCTTGTCGTCGGCGATGCGTCAGCAGTTGGAAGCGGCGCAGCGACGGCGTGAAGTCGCGTTGCTGATCGGCATTAAAGTTCCGCTCCGTCTGAAGTTTGGGGCCGTTACGAGCTGGACTATGACCGTTAACGCCCGTTGCCACGTCACCGTCGACACGTTGACGGCCGAATCCAACATCGTAACGGAGTCTTGCCAAGTTAAAAATGTAATTTAACGGAAATGCCAAGCCATCTTCTTTCTGATTTGCGATTAAAATACAAGAGACCGTTTTGTCTTCGTGTAGTTTTTAATGTCTTTATTTTTCCAATTTGTAAATTAATAAATGTTTTAAAGTTGCAAAGcgtactaatattttttttatgtggcAATAATATAAATGTGTGAGTCATTCCCACATTGTATCAGGTGGACCTAGATATGGCATCATAGTGGAAATGGGTTCGCCTGGCTAATGGGCCGAATAGCTTCCAGCGCATATGTTGGCATATTCATTACAAACTCAaagattacaaatttgattatgttatcaattccattacattacacccaattAAACATAGCCTAAATTCAATGTATCATAACAGAAAATAAGGGATTTGCTAAAATTTGTATTGAACTCAACTCATGCTTCTCTAGAGCGAGTTCAAATCCTCTATCCCCAATATCACCTATCTCCGTGTCCCACTCATCGCCCCAACTCATTGCTGACGGCCTCCGGTCGTTGCCCCGATCAATATTATAATCCTTGAGGAAGGTGAACCCAAGGAGGTCGTCATCGGCATGATCGACGTCGGAATCTGGCCGGATCTGAATAAACTTTTCTCTACTGTCGATCTAAGCCCCTTCTCTGATCCGGCTGGATTTCGACGCCGATCGTGCTGATGACGATCcccttgggttcaccttcccTAAGAGTTATAGTATTGATCGGGGCGACGGCCGGAGACCGCCGACGATGGACTGGGACGATGTGTGAGACACGGGGACCGAAAAATTTGGGGACTGATAATTTGATTTCCTCTAGAGCGTGCAAAAATGTGAGTCGAATCTTCCTTTATACATAAAAGGATACATAATATGCATTTACTATTTCAATTAATTAGGtggtaaaatattttgaaatacacACTGTTTTTTTGGACGAGTATAATTGAAGCACAAGAAAATAATATATTTCGAATCTCCTCGAGCATATGATTTTGTGTAGGGgtatcaaaaataaattcaaccAGATGATTTAATCTGAGTCGATCTGAAAAAAATTATGTTCAGATTGGACATTTTCAAATTCGGGTCAAGTTCGGATTAGAGGGTTAAAATTTTTTGAATTCGATCGGATCGGGTTCAGGTTGATCCGGATTGACCAAAATATAAGGTTTAGTGGATTTTTTGGATTAAATcgatttttattttgaaaataaaaatatttttatatatattaatattatgtttgtatgataatgatgaaatattgagataaaagtgaaaaattataaaaaaataatcaaaaaaagtcgttttgaatcaaATTTTTGGATTACTCGGATCGGGTTTGGGTTAATCGGATTAGTCGGGTTCAAATtcgaatttaaaaattttatgttGAACTTGGATTCGGATAGGattcaaattagatttaaagaaAACTTAATGACCCAACCGGATTTAATTCATCTGAATTGATCCTCTTAATTTTGTATACTATATTTCATACAGAATCATGTGCATTTGATAAGATATGCTcttttaataaacaaatatacAGAGATTATAAATGGAAAGTTCCATAATGACAagattggatggagaaaaatagTCTCCTTCCATATATTATCAGATTGGGAAAAAAATAGTAATGATAATTAATTACTTGGCAATATTGGGAGAAGAAGAAATACAGTGaataaaaatacttaaaaatagtttGAAAACTGGGGGCGATAAGGTCAGTTAGAATTCTTACATTCCTTACATAGAAAAAATTTATCATATCAGTTGATATAATGAGCAAATATACTGTGAATTCCCTGCCAAATAAAAAATAAGCCTTCTTCTATGTTCTATCATGTATGTGTATGTGTATATAAACATCTCCGATCTCCATTTCTACTCAATAGATACATTTGAGTGATATCGTCTGTTGCAAAATGAGAAGTAGTAATCAAGTTAGAATTGCTATTCCGAGCTGCAAAGATGATTCATGGACGGAAGTGGAAAGCCTTCTCGGTGCTCCACCGCCAAGCATCTTCGACGTCCCTTTACCGCAAGGCGACGTAGAATCGATCGATGAGAGGGCAATTAGAGGGCTTAGATTGCGCATTTGGAACGATATCGCCCGCCTCAGACGCCTCAAAGAGTTTCATCGGTacaaggagcttcagcaaaaccGCGTCGTCGGCGTCGCCAGGATGGATCGCTCCCAATCGCAACGCAAGAAGTTGGCGCGCGTCCATGGGAAGATCTTAAACGAGGCGCTGGAGCTGATGGAAGAGGGCAACGCCAAGGGGTTCGTCTTCGGCCTCGTTCCCTGCCACAGCAAGCCCGTCACCGGATGCTCCACCAACCTTCGCGCTTGGTGGAAGGATATCGTCCGCTTCGACCGCAACGGCCCCATGGCAATGACCAAGCACTATATGGAGACTTGCCCCGGCGACTTTGTGAGGAGTAAGATCGCCGTCGGCTTCTCCATC is drawn from Zingiber officinale cultivar Zhangliang chromosome 1B, Zo_v1.1, whole genome shotgun sequence and contains these coding sequences:
- the LOC121991099 gene encoding NDR1/HIN1-like protein 13, with the translated sequence MLHEHHFSSSPEPPGSPCSSESSIQNFIPKLPPSPGDYFVQVQKDRIFRVPPPQNSRRMAIYTRRASSRRRRTCLRCLAWTAAPILLLAAALAVLYLLFLPQKPVYSITALSIAGFNASSSSLSPTFLATVHAENPNQKIGLSYLNGGDVSVSFAGVSLCRGDWPAFFQGRRNLTLFQVPMTGAGIRLSSAMRQQLEAAQRRREVALLIGIKVPLRLKFGAVTSWTMTVNARCHVTVDTLTAESNIVTESCQVKNVI
- the LOC122041282 gene encoding protein ETHYLENE-INSENSITIVE 3-like 1a, with the translated sequence MRSSNQVRIAIPSCKDDSWTEVESLLGAPPPSIFDVPLPQGDVESIDERAIRGLRLRIWNDIARLRRLKEFHRYKELQQNRVVGVARMDRSQSQRKKLARVHGKILNEALELMEEGNAKGFVFGLVPCHSKPVTGCSTNLRAWWKDIVRFDRNGPMAMTKHYMETCPGDFVRSKIAVGFSIPVALTELRDVTLSSLLSALMPVCEPPQRKFPVEKGQPPPWWPTMEEGWWREVGLPKNPTRPPYKKPHDLNKAWKISVLIAILKHLMPDLNRIQYIINHSKCLENKITAKEVEILNIVLLHELNKHSKEEQESPEIRQEDNFQSQTFPNEHHQFFEALLGEDNFQPSSL